A window of Chanodichthys erythropterus isolate Z2021 chromosome 16, ASM2448905v1, whole genome shotgun sequence genomic DNA:
CGCCCACCACAAGTGCAGCAATGGCGGAACGTGCCTAAGAGGACTGAAACGCTACGCATGTCTCTGTCCGAGAAACACGACAGGACCTTTCTGCAGGTGAAGATGTTTCCCATGCTCACCCCTGAGATGCATCTCGACAGATGAGTTCTTCAGCAAAATCAAATGTTGACATTCTTAGATATTTGCATGTTAAATTCCATTTCTGTTTCAGGGAGAGAGTTCCAGAACTTCCATGGTATATCGACAGGTTTCCGTgagtttaattttttataatatgtattaaaggtgctgtaagcCAAAGGGTTTTCGAGATCAGAACGTTttcatcatgggtaatgtagtccacaccacaactataacaataacagaACAGAGGAACGATATTGTTGGAATCAATTTCACAAcaatttttttcagttaatgaaagataaaaacactgatcagccaatcagaatccatttaaaaaagcaaaaaacataACTGCAGTATGCACTTATAATAAACAAAGATATTGGGCATTGGTGTGGATgatattatagtttttgttatagttatctttaaaGTTAttattcttggtgtgaacaggccatAAGACTTAAAgtcttaaaaatgaaatttctgtcattaattactcaccctcatgtcgttccacacttgtaagaccttcgttcatcttcggaacacaaattaatatattttgatgaaatccgagaggtatcaGTACattccatgtccagaaaggtactaaagacatcattaaaatggtcaacgtgactacagtggttcaaccttaatgttatgaagcgacaagaatactttttgtgctcaaaaacaaaacaaaaataatgactttaatgatttttcttcTTCCCCTGTCAGTCTGTTAAGCAGTTAGTGCAGTGCTGCATTTCCTTGTTTGTGTCCGAAcaccggctcattattggctggctcctgcgtcagcatcacacgcatgtctGGTGCTGCTTACGTGAAGAGgcatcggccaatactgagccgtcGTTtggacgtagaacctggaagctgCAACGAAAATTGCATAGCAGAGGAGAGACGGGGagagacgaatttgttgaataaagtcattattgtttttttgtttttgtgcacaaaaagtattcttgtctcttcataatattaaggttgaaccactgtagtcacgttgactattttaaccatgtttttattacttttctggACAATGAATGTtctaattttgttgcttttaaTGGAGAAATGGagagatttcatcaaaatatcttaatttgtgttctgaagatgaacaaagatcttacaggtgtggaacgacatgaggatgagtaattaatgacagaattttaatttttgggtaaactaaccctttaatagaaCTGTATTAATTCTGAATGAAGTCTGTACCAAGCCTTATCCTTTTGTCACATTTTTCTCTAGATACCCTAAGCTTCCTGTGTCTTTCTGTGGGAATGAGAGATGGAACTATAGTTGCTTCAATGGTGGGAATTGCTCCTCTGTAGAGGATAATTGTGAATGTCTACCTGGATTCACTGGACAATGGTAAGAATATTAAACCACAGAGGTTCAATTGTGTGATACCACAGTGAATTTGCTGAAAACCTAATATTCTGGTTTGGTGCTCATGAAACATTTCCTATTACCATCAATGTCGAAAATGGTGATACattcattttttcaggattctttgatgaacagacaattcaaaagaacagcatttatttgagatTAAAAATTTAGTTTAAATTATACAGTTGTagccagaattattagaccccttcataaatatgatcaaagatgactctaaaaataaatctgcattgtttatccttttgatctttaatttataaaattagcaaaaatctaatctttcattgaaggaaaagaattgaaagtgggggggaataacattatgaaataaatgtttttctccaaaacacgttacccacaattattagcacccttttattcaatactttttgcaacctccttttgccaagagaacagctctgagtcttcacctataatgcctgatgagtttggagaacacctgacaggagatcagagaccatttcTTCaaacagaatctctccagatccttcaaattccagctccatgttggtgcttcttctcttcagtttaCTCCATTaatttctttagggttcaggtcaggggactgggatggccatgtcagaagcttcattttgtgctcagtgacacatttttgtgctggttttgatgtttgttttggatcattgtcccgacGGATGGTCCAACCAtagcccattataagatttctagcagaagtggtcaggttttgattttttatctgttggtatttgatagaatccatgatacgatATATCTGAAcctccaggacctccagcacaaaaacaggcccacaacattaaagatccaggaGTATGTTTAACCGtaggcatggggtactttttatccatgtgtgcaccaaacccatctggtgagtttgctgccaaaaagctcttgttttagtttcatctgaccatagaagctgaatatgctggagattgtttctggatgagagcagaggatttttcttgaaaccctcccgaacaacttatggggatgtaggtgcttttgataattttttttaggctttctgagattcaagactcaactaatctctgcaattcttcagctgtgatccttggagagtctttggccactcaaactttcctcctcactgcgcattaggatgatttagacacatgtTCTCTTTCAGTCAGATTTGTAagatctttagttgattggaacttctcaattattgccctgatagtggaaatggggattttcaatgcttcagctattttcttacagccactttctattttgtgaagctcaaaaatctcttgctgcacatcagaactatattctttggttttactcattgtgatgaatgattaagggaattttgcctttgtgtttcctcatgtttatactcctgtggaacaggaagtcctggctggacaatttcatgttcatgatcaccccggtgagctaaaattttttaaatatgaatgggaatatacttcagagatattttactcataaaaaattctattggtgctaataattgtgggtaacgtgttttggagaaaaacatttatttcataatgtgattttcctcccactttcaattcttttccttcaatgaacggttagatttttgctaattttatgaattaaagatcaaaaggataaacaatgcagatttatttttagagtcatctttgatcatatttatgaagggggctaataattctggccacaactgtatgtctttactgtcacttttggtcaatttaatgctcctcgctgaataaatgtattatttactttcaaaaaaatcttaccgaccgcAAGCTTTTGTATGGTATTGAATTTTGAATGGGTGCATTCAATGCCACCTTAGATATAGCAAAGCATTATTTGTAATACTTGAATAAATCCCTAACCCTGAGTATTAAACTCCTGCTGCACTATTTGTTCTGCAGAcataaataacactttaaagTGCAGCTCATTGATGAGAAGTGTGCTATTATTTCTCTCTGCAATCAGACTTAATGGCAAATCGAGTTTTTCTGCCTATCGTTTGTAATAATATGCCGTAAGGTGGCCTTCTAGCGCTGCCCTTCACTGTGTCAATCTCTTCATCTGAAATGACTGATTTTCTTTGACAGGTGCGAGCTGGAGCTGGATGAATGTGCATCTGACCCCTGCCTTAATGGAGGTTTCTGCCGTAACCTGATCAACAGGTTCCAGTGTGTGTGCGAGATGAGCTTTGCAGGTGATCACTGTCAGATTGATGTCAGTGACTTCTACGTTTATGTGTTCCTGCTCCTGTGGCAGAACATCTTCCAGCTGTTGTCATACCTCATTTTGCGTTTAGATGATGACCCAGAGGTTGAATGGAACGCAGCCAATGATGACTAAAAACAATTCCTTCTCAGACATTCTGAGGAATCTGAGGAAGATGTGTGGTCACGTTGAATGGACACAATACATGAAGGCCTTTAAAGGgatcctattatgctttttttcattttcaacttTTAGGGTGTAATGTTGccgtttgagcatgaaaaaggtctgcaaagttacaaagcacaaagtaactccaaagggagttattctctatatcagtgtgcACTgattctgaactccctgaaatgcctcAATTGTAGCCTTGAATTTTCTTCCAGGAACGAACATGTCAAATTCctgatttaaataattcccacccaAGGCATACGCAAGTAAAGGTGGCAAGGCCTGGATGAGTTGAGTTAGTATTGTGTTCAAACTCACGGTTATGATAAGGGGCGTAACATTTCTGAAACACGCTCAaagtggttgaccaatcacaagaCGGTgatccagccgaccaatcagagctcagtgcacttttcagaaggaggggttTCATAGAGACAGACCttgaagagaggtgctgcaataaTGTAAACTGTGAAAAACAAGGCTTTAAAAAATCAATCATGAAATCATATTGTAGTAGACATATTTACAAAGGTCATAATAGCTCCccttttaatattattagagATCATTATGGGTATTGGTTTTCAAGATCAAATGTAGTTTAGGTATCATTCAGTGAGaaaactgatatacagtatataaactGCAGCttctgaataataataattcagataaaattattaaatgattcTAGGATGGTATCCTCTAATAATACTGATACAAAACAGCTCAGATCTGTTCACATTATAGCATCTGACAATAAAAGGCTTTCCATGTGCCTTCCGTTTCCTCATAAATAtctatttttgaaaatgttctcaaaatgtttctCATAACTTACACAAAACACTACAAAAGTTTGCAGTTAATCAAATTATATGTGAAGCccactgttcttttttttttgtcatattctGATGGTAAGAAAAGcagattaatatttttaatcccatcattaaatgttttttttttctcaactggTGTTCtgatttgtgaatttattttgatgttaatgttcatttttggagTAAATATATAATCCTATCAGTTTTCCATTATTTTACTCCATATAGAAGATTTTGTGTTGCAAATCTATTAAActattcacaaaaaaataagaacatcatcaatatttttgtgatttagTTTCAATAAACtaacaaatataatatttttctatCCAGCAGCtgtgtatattttagttttagttttgctTATGAATTTGAGATTGACAATAGGttgaatgtctgttttttttttttgttgttgttttccagATCAGAATATCAAAGAGATTAAAAGAGACTACAGTAAATGTTTGCAGATCTTGCTTAAAAAGAAACGAAGGGCAAACATTGGccataaaataacaaattagtaaatattCTACTCACTCCTCGTATGGCTATCACTAGTTGAACTGGATTTCCGCAATACTCGGGTAAATAGAAGCACTTCAGAAAAACAAGTTTGCATTAAGTTATGTTTGCTTTTCATTGTTGGGTGTTTGATAAGCACCAGAAATAGCAAAAACACATTTAGAAGGATCTTTTAGCAATGATTGAAatctttttgcaaaaaaaagtgAGTCAAATTGAAGATTTTTCTGATTATATTTCTTTAAATGGCACACTTGGTGaattcattgaaaaaaaaaaaaaaaacacctgatgAATGACTGGATGCGAGGCTGACTGGACTGTCAGTCAGGTTCCATACATGTGAGTTCATTCACCAAGGACATGGTCAAAGTTTAAAAGCACGTCTGCTTCCCCAAACCAAACTTCAATTTGAACACCCACTCAAACGTTTGCTTTGGCACTCAAAGATGGTTCATTGGTGTCATTTACGTAACAGAAATCAGAATGTCTTTGCATTTACCATGTGGTCAAGACTAAAGTACAGCgtatctatatatatacacaataaaacAAACCCTGTCACTTTCTATCCGCATACCGGCTTCACCTCAGGAGTTCAGGTTATTGCTGTTCAGCATGCAGCTTTGGGTTATAGTGCTTGTTCTTGGGCTCCTGGTAATGGGCTCATGGGCACAGGGGTTGATGCCCACCTTCAGCTTGCCTCCCTGTGATACCCCGGAGGCTGAAGCAGCGGCTCTGGTGGCACAGGATTTCCTTAATGCTCAGCACACCCACGGTTACAAATATGCCCTGAATCAGATTGAGAAAGTCAAGATCCTCTCCACGGTAAGACAATGGATGATCATGAACAATGCTTGTGTGATGGTGGATGTAGCAGTCATGTGAGTGTCCAGCTTTAAAAATGTAGACGGCATTATATGATTATTTCATTCACTGAACTTTTTTAAGAATATGAAACCTGTGCAGTTCCATGATATTTAAGGAAATgtttaatatagtttatattaaAATGATATTAATTTTTTGCACACGTGATGCCTTTCTgaacaaatttgtttttatatctaCACTACAATTCAAAGTAAGTTTTGCATGCATTTTATTACAGCGTTTTAAGATTCAATTTTCTCTTTGTAGCCAGGTCAAGCAGACACGTATTTTCTGGAGTTGGAGTTGCTGGAAACTACATGCCACGTCTTGGATAAAACACCAGTGAGCCTGTGTCCAGTCAGACAAAAGCGTAGTACGGTGAGATCTGTTCAGTTAACTTTGCGTATGTTTACTTTTGTAAATATGTCATAAATTGCATTTATCTAAAAGCACCTGGTCCTCTTCTAGGCTGTTGAGGCAGATTGTGATTTTGCTCTGAAAAATACAACTCAAGGTCTGTCTGTTGTGGCATTCAAGTGTAAAACCGAAACAGGTAAGAGGACAAAAAAATCCTTGTTAAAACAAATGTGCTTTCTGTCAGCTGATTAGGAAAGGAGAccctttgtttttttgttgtatcTAGAATCAGAAGACGTCTGCGTAGGCTGCGCTCACCTCGTTCCTTTAAATGACACAGATGGCCTCCAACTCATTGAAAACTCTTTAGATAGTTTCAATAAAAACAATTCTCTAAACACTAAGTTTGCACTCCTTGAAATAGGACGAATGGCATCCCAGGTAAATGGAatatcaaaaattattattaggTAATAAAGCTCCCTATAGACAATATGATACCGTTTTCTAATTTTTGCAGATTGTCGGCGGCGGACCCAAGTACTTTGCAGAATATGCCATTATTGGGACCAACTGCACAAGTCAAGATGATGATATATGCATCCCTCCAGATTACACTGTTGCTGTAAGAATATTTAAATATctagagagagacagagagaaagatagGCTGGTGTTCAGCTGTGTAAATATTTGCATCAACACAAAGCCAGAAATGACCCTATTAACCTTCTTAACGCACTTTTGTGATCTTTTGTGCATAAGACATTTGAAGTGACTTTGATTTCGCCAAGCCCTCTTTTCAAACCCCACTCCATCCAACTGTCTGCCTCCATTTTTCATGCTCACTTTTAATGATCCAGCCAAATCCCGCGGATAAAAGTCTCGTCCTACATTTTTCTTGTTGAATATCCTGTTTTGCTCAGAAATCACATCAGATTACAGAAGCAAAATGGGTTGAACAGTCTTTCATGTTGACTTCAAAGCGTCTAATCCATATTTGTGTCTATTTTTAGATTCACGGCTTCTGTCTAGCTGAAGGTTCGGCCATTCTGAATGATGTTGACTGCAAAATCTTCAGCCCAGTAAATACCTCTTTGTTGTTTTACATGAACACAATGTGCACTTAcactgtaaaacatttcaacCCACATAACTTGAAAATGTAATGGCTGCCTTTAATCCAGTGTGATTTTAATGTAATTGAGATACAAGTTTTTatagatattttgaattagaaaatatattatataaaaatataagctattttttttttaatatttcataaaattttAGTAAAGAGTTTTTATTGTAGAAATGGTAGAAATGATTAGGACAAGTTGAatgaaaagttaaaaaaaaaaatgcacatttagCTGCATTGTTTTAGTCAATTATacaatttaatgtaaaaaaaaaaaaaaaaaaaaaagtgaagtgtATAATGTATGTGCCACAAACAAAATTGCAAATTAGATTTCAAACACTTCCCCTCATCTCTCAGCCCCAACTCAAAGTCAGTATGCTTGGTCAATGTTGCTATGTATATCTCAGCaccagaaattacacactttacCTTTAAACTCAGATTAAACCAAAACAGAGATCAGAAGAATTTaaagagacattttttttttttttcattcatgaCAGATCCAAGCTGTGGACCCAGCAAGCAATGCCACGGTGCAAGTCCAACAACTTCTGCATGCACACACCTTTGGACCTCACCACAACCCCACCATTCATGGCCTCAAACATCACAAGCTGACAGCACTTCATGACCCTGCGGCAAGCGGCCTGCTCTCTGCAGAATCTGCTGAATCAGCTGAGGCAGTGATTGTGCCAAAGGTAGCTCCTGTTGTAAAGAGGGAGGTTTCTGCAACAGAAGGACCAGCAGTAGATGCAACAGTACTGCCAGAAAAAACATCCATTCTTTCAGAGCCAGTTCTCCTCGTCCCAATCTGTCCAGGAccaaagaaacatttctgactTGTTACCATTTCATGAACCAACCCATGTAGAAAAGATTAAGTCACACTTGTTTAGGTCTCCTgct
This region includes:
- the ahsg2 gene encoding alpha-2-HS-glycoprotein 2 is translated as MQLWVIVLVLGLLVMGSWAQGLMPTFSLPPCDTPEAEAAALVAQDFLNAQHTHGYKYALNQIEKVKILSTPGQADTYFLELELLETTCHVLDKTPVSLCPVRQKRSTAVEADCDFALKNTTQGLSVVAFKCKTETESEDVCVGCAHLVPLNDTDGLQLIENSLDSFNKNNSLNTKFALLEIGRMASQIVGGGPKYFAEYAIIGTNCTSQDDDICIPPDYTVAIHGFCLAEGSAILNDVDCKIFSPIQAVDPASNATVQVQQLLHAHTFGPHHNPTIHGLKHHKLTALHDPAASGLLSAESAESAEAVIVPKVAPVVKREVSATEGPAVDATVLPEKTSILSEPVLLVPICPGPKKHF